ACCACCTGGGGCAATTCGGTGCTCGACCTGCAGGCCAACAAGATCGACATCTTCTTCGGCCTCAACCCGACCCCGAAGCGCGCGCTGGTGGTCGATTTCTCGGTGCCCGTGTTCAACAACGCGTTCGGCATCCTTTGCAAGAAGGACTTCAAGCCGAAGAGCTGGGCCGAGCTGAACTCGCCCGACATCAAGATCGCGGTCGACCAGGGCTCCTCGCACGACCAGGTCGTCAGCCGCCTGACGCCGAAGGCGCAGATCACGCGGCTCAAGACCGCCGACGATGCCACCGCCGCACTGCAGACCGGCCGCGTCGACGCGCAGTGCCTGATCACCATGCTGTCGCTGACCGTGCTGAAGAAGAACCCCTCGCTCGGCCAGCTCGTGCTGCCGACGCCGATCTTCGCGACGACCTCGAATGCCGGCTTCCGCCGCGAGACCGACAAGACCTGGCGCGACTACGTCAACACCTGGATCGACTTCAACAAAGGCCTCGGATTCATCCGCAACGCGATCATCACCAATATGGAGCTGGTGGGCGTAACGGAAGCGGACATTCCGCCGGGCGTTTCGCTGTAGGGTCTCGCAAACTTGGGGCAGTCTCGATCCGCGCACGCCGCTGCACCCCCTCCCCCGCTTGCGGGGGAGGGTCGGGGAGAGGGTGTTTCCGCCAGGAAGACTCCCCCAGAGGATAGAACCCTCACCCGGCGCTACGCGCCGACCTCTCCCGCAAGCGGGAGAGGTGCACCGAGACCGCGGCTCGAGTTTTCCGTGCCATTTCGCGACTGAGGTCCAAAAAAATATGTATCAGTGGGACTTCGGCATCCTCTGGAGCTATCGCTGGCTCTTTCTCAACGGGCTCGGCGTCACCGTCGGCTTCACGATCGTCATCGTGGTGTGCGGGCTGCTGTTCGGCCTGCTTGGTGCCTTCGGTACGCTCTCGCGCTTCAAGGCGTTGCGTCTTCTCGCGCTCACCTTCATCGAGGCGTTC
The sequence above is drawn from the Bradyrhizobium amphicarpaeae genome and encodes:
- a CDS encoding transporter substrate-binding domain-containing protein — encoded protein: MVTRRDVASIVGLGAMTAAALASPAVAQTADQNESTFARIRRTKKMRIGAVGGGAPYYMKDLASGQWKGFYVDIAKALADDMEAELEITETTWGNSVLDLQANKIDIFFGLNPTPKRALVVDFSVPVFNNAFGILCKKDFKPKSWAELNSPDIKIAVDQGSSHDQVVSRLTPKAQITRLKTADDATAALQTGRVDAQCLITMLSLTVLKKNPSLGQLVLPTPIFATTSNAGFRRETDKTWRDYVNTWIDFNKGLGFIRNAIITNMELVGVTEADIPPGVSL